From the genome of Candidatus Eremiobacteraceae bacterium:
CACGTTGGCGGTCTTCCGGCCGACGCCGGGCAACTCGATCAGCTCTTCCATCGTCTGCGGCACGCGACCGCCGTGCCGGGCCACGAGAAGCCGGCTGGTGGCGACGATGTTCTTCGCTTTGGATTTGAAGAGCCCGCAGGTCTTGATGAGCGGTTCCAGCGCGTCAGGTTCAAGCGCGGCCATCGATGCCGCATCGGGGTGAAGGCGGAACAGACCGGGCGTCACCATGTTGACTCTCGCGTCCGTGCATTGCGCGGACAAGATCACCGCGACGAGCAGCTGGAAATCCGAGTTGTATCGAAGCGCCGTGCGCGCATTCGCATACGTCTTCCGCAAAATGTCGAGGATGGCATTTCGTCTTACGGCAGCGCTGCTCGGCTGCCGCGCTCGTTCAGCGCGATCAATCCGTCGCGTTCGAGATCCGACAGCAGCTCGCGCAACCACGGCAGGTCGCTTGTCGCAAAGCCGTCCTTTACCTGCTCGCCGAGCGCGAGGAAGCTCAACGAAGGCGAGCTTGCCAAAGCGCGAACGACTCGTCCGCGATAGTAGCGCCGCGAGCCGGCGAACTTCTCACGCTGCCGCGATCGACGCAGGTCGGGCGCTGCGCCGGGTGTGCTACGATCGTCTCCGCCGCGGTCGAGGTCGGCGTTGCGCGCCGCAAACGCGCACGCGCGGCGCGCAGGACACGCGCCGCATTTCGGCACGCCCCGGCAGAAGCGCGAGCCCAGGTCCATCAGCGCCTCGCTCCATGCGCCAGGATCGCGGCGCGGCAGCGCCGATGCGGCGAGCGACCACGCCGTGACCCCGTCGGTTCCGTCGCACCCGAGCAGCGTTCTCGACAACACGCGCCGCACGTTCACATCGACGACCGGCTCTCTCGCGCCGAACGCGAACGATGCGATCGCGCAGGCGGTGTAGCGGCCGACACCGGGCAGCGTGCACAAGACGGAAGGATCGGCTGGCACACAGCAAGCGTGCTGCGCCGCAATCGCACGGGCGCAATCCCACAATCGTTTGGCGCGCGAATTGTAGCCTAGGCCGGACCACGACCGGAGCACGTCGGCCAGCGGCGCGCGCGAAAGTGTCCGGAGGTCAGGAAAGCGCGCGAGAAACGCGACGTATTTGGGGATGACGCGATCCACTTGCGTCTGCTGAAGCATGAACTCGGACACAAGCACGCGATACGGATCGCGCGACCGCCGCCAAGGCAGATCGCGTGCGTTCTCGGCAAACCAGCGACGGATCACGCGGCGCAGCCGCGACAAGCGCGTGGGATCGATCGTGCGAAGTGAAGATGCAGGCACCGCAGGAGCAATTCCAACGTCGCGCGGCAAATCCCGGCGAGGTGGATGCGCGCATTTGGTTTGGAACCCAAGGCTGGCAATACGCCGATTGGGTCGGCAACTTCTACCCGCCCGGCACGCAAGTCAAGGACATGCTCACCGAATACGGCCGTGCACTCCGGACCGTCGAAGTGGACTCGACGTACTACGGCACGCCCGCAGCGCGGACGTTCGAGGGCTGGCGGCGGCGTTCGCCAGACGGATTCCGGTTCGGGCTCAAGACGCCGTCCGAGATCACGCACGTGCGCCGGTTGCGCGACGCCGAAGGACCGTTCGCGGAGTTCGTCGACCGCGCGAGACTGCTCGGCCCAAAGCTCGGGGCCATCCTCGTGCAGTGCCCGCCCGATTTCGATCCCAGCCCGGAAAATAGGAACGCCCTATTCGCGTTCATGGAAACGCAGATGCCGGAAGACTGCGCGATCGCGCTGGAACTGCGCGACGAACGCTGGTACGACGACGATCTCTTCCGCCTCGCGCGCCGCCGCGCGTTCACGCTCGCGGTCACGGAAGGCTCGCACTCCACGCTCGGCCTAGCTTCCCGCATAGCCGACGAATTGACGCGAGATCCGCCCGCGCCGTTCGCGTACTTGCGCTGGCTCGGCGACCGTCAGGTCACGAAGTACGATCACGTGCAAATCGACCGCACGCGGTCGATCGATGTGTGGGAACGCCTCATCCGCCGGCTCCGCGGCGCGGTGCGCGATGTCTACGGCTACGCGAACAACCACTATGAGGGCCACTCGCCTGCGACGGTCCGGAGTCTAGCGGCCCGGCTTGGAGAAGAAGTGCCGCCGGATACGACGGCGCCGCGTCTTTTCTAAGGAGTGGGAGTTGGGGCCGGCTGCGCTTGGCCGGCCGGCGTACCGTCGGATTCTTGGACGCACGTCGTGACCACGCGGGTCGCCGCGCTCGCCGCTCTGGTCTCCGCGGTGCCGATGATCGACTTCTGGCGGCTGTATTGCATGACGTCTTGCGCGGTGGTCTGGTTCTTCGGCGGAGCGCTGCGGTCGAGCAATCCGCCGTCGCCCGGCTGTGGTATCGGATCGTCTCCAGGATGCAGACTGAAGTTCTCGCCGGGCAGCAGCACGGCTTGGATCCTCGAGGCCATCGTATCTTCGGAGCCATGCTTGTCCATCAAGACGTGGACGACGTTCGCGAGATCGTAGGCGAGCGCGCGCTGCCGGTCGACCGATTTTTGAAGCTGCGATGCGCTCTCTTGCAACGCTTCCTGACGCGCGGGATTTTTCGTCTCTTTGGCTTGCGCGAGCATGTCGTTCACCGCGGACTGCTCGACCGGAATGGATTTTTGCATCTGCGCCACGTTGTCGATGAGCTTCAGCCGGTCTTCGTAGGCGCGCAGCGCGCCGTCGCGGCGGTAATAATCGTCGGCGATGTCGTCGAGCGTGGTGTCGACGGTGACGATGCGCGTGTCGTTTGCGGTGATGACGGCTGCGGCGACGTTGTAGTGGTCCACAAAGCGAATGCAAGCCGCGCTTGCGATGATATGGCCGAGCACTCGGGGGTAGGCACCCGTGGACGATGGATCCGGAGTCGCGGTCAAGCTCAGTGGCGCGAGCGGAGATACCGATGCGGATGACGATGGCACCGGACTCGGGGCGACCGGGCTCGACGCCGGAAGCGGCGCGGGGGTTGAATCGCTTCCAAACGCGGGAGCGTACAGCGTCGCCGCGAAAGCGACGACAATGATAACCAAAACAGGCGGCGGTCTGGCGCTCATCGCCGGACAATATTCGGTGCGCGCTTCTCGTCCTACCTGTGGGGCCGGCTGAAAATTGAACGATTTTGACATCGCGGTCGTCGGGGGCGGAGTCGCAGGCCTTTCGGCGGCGTTGTTCTTGGGTAGAGCAGGCGTGCGGACGGTGCTCTTGGACTCTGGCGAATCCAGTTTGCGGCGCGTGGCGACGGTGAACAACTATCTCGGATTTCCCGACGGCATTGGCGGCGCAGAGCTCCTCGAACTCGGACGCCGTCAAGTGCAACGGTTCGGCGTCGAAGTGCGCGCGGATCGCGTTCACGCAGCGACACGCGAAGCCGACGGTTTTTCGATCGACGTCGCAGGCGAGCGTGTCACGTGCAGCTATTTAGTGCTCGCGTCGAACAAGCGTACAGATATCGCGACCGCACTCGGACTCGAGCTGGGCGGATTCGGCAGCAAATTCGTCACGGTGGATTCCGGCGGACTTACCGCGGTCCCCGATTGTTATGCCGTCGGCCGCATCACCGGTTTGCCGAGCCAGGCGTCCATCTCGGCCGGCGACGGCGCGCGCGTCGCGATCGGCATCGTGCAGCGCCTTCGCGGCGGCTACTACGTGGATCATGACATATGACGCGAGCGGCTGCAGGTGCCGGCGCGGGCCGCGGACCAATGGCCTCGCTGCGAGCGTGATGTGCGGGTGTCCTGCAATTGCATGTTATACTTGAAAGGTGTTTGGACGAACATCGGCGTGGCCGCATTGAAGCCCAAGTCCGCTTTGGTATTTTCGCACGGACGGACGTGTCGCTGAAATGAGGCGCGGCAGACTTTCGCGTGGATTTCGGTTGGGCCTGAAGATCGTCGCGGGCGTGGTTTGCATCGCGGTGCTCGCGGTCGTGCTGGTCGCGGTCTGGTGGGTGAGATCGGCGTTGCCGAAGATCGACGGCCACGTGGTGATCCAAAGCTTGAAAGGACCGGTCACGATCCGCCGCGACGAGCGCGGCATCGCGCACGTGTCAGCCGGAACGGAGGCCGATCTGTTCTTCGGCAACGGCTACGCCTGCGCGCAGGATCGGCTGTGGGAAATGGATCTCTTGCGCCGCGAAGCGCAAGCGCGGCTCTCGGAGGTCGTCGGGCCCGAAGCCCTTCCGCTGGACCGCTACTACGCGACGCTCGGCCTCACTGAGGCGGCGCAACGCGACGCGGCGGCTCTCGGTCCGAGAGAACTCGCCGACTGGGGCGCATACGCCGATGGGGTCAACGCATACGCGCAAAGCCAATCGCCGCCGCTTGAATTTCGCCTGCTCGCGTACCCCCCGCCGGTGTGGACCATTGTCGACAGCCTCTCGATCGTCAAGCTCATGGAGCAGCGTCTGGACGACGAGTGGAAGACGACGGCGCTGCGCGAAGCGCTCGCCAAGCGCATCGGTGTTGCGTCGATGCGATCGCTTACCAACGACTCTGTGCCGTCGCTCGAGCACTACATTCCCGGCTACGGCGGCGAAGACAAAAAACTGGACGGCGGTGTCGACCGCACCGCCCTCCTCGGATGGATCGGCGCGCCGCTCGGCGCCGACATTTCCGGTGCGGATCACGTCCAAGATTCCGGGTCAAACAACTGGGCCATCTCCGGGCGCCGCACGACGACGGGCAAGCCCGTGCTCTCCAACGACACGCACCTGTCGCATTCCGTGCCGAGCACGTGGTGGATCGTGCAGCTCAAAGGTGCGGGGTTCGACGTCGAAGGCTTCACGATTCCGGGCGTGCCCGGCGTCACGCTCGGACACAACGAGCGCATCGCATTCGGCGTCACGAGCGCATACGGTTATGCGCAAGATCTTTTTGTGGAACACTTTGCAGACGCCAAGTCCGACGAATACCTCGTCGGGCGTTCGTGGCGCAAGGCCGATCACCGGGTCGAGCGCGTTCCGGTGAAAGGCCATCCGGATGAAGTGATCGACGTGCTCGTCACCAGTCAAGGACCGCTTGTGAAACGCGTCGGGCGGGTGGGTTACGCGCTCGCGTGGACTGCGTTGCGCGACCCGGACCACGCGACCGCGCTTCGCAGCCTCGATCTGGCTTCGAACTGGACGGAATTTCGCGCCGCGCTTTCGCAGCTCGTCGGTCCCAATCTCAATTTCGGTTATGCGGACATCGATGGCCACGTCGGCTATCAAGATGCTGGAAGGCTGCCGGAGCGCGCCGGATTCGACGGCTG
Proteins encoded in this window:
- a CDS encoding A/G-specific adenine glycosylase, translated to MPASSLRTIDPTRLSRLRRVIRRWFAENARDLPWRRSRDPYRVLVSEFMLQQTQVDRVIPKYVAFLARFPDLRTLSRAPLADVLRSWSGLGYNSRAKRLWDCARAIAAQHACCVPADPSVLCTLPGVGRYTACAIASFAFGAREPVVDVNVRRVLSRTLLGCDGTDGVTAWSLAASALPRRDPGAWSEALMDLGSRFCRGVPKCGACPARRACAFAARNADLDRGGDDRSTPGAAPDLRRSRQREKFAGSRRYYRGRVVRALASSPSLSFLALGEQVKDGFATSDLPWLRELLSDLERDGLIALNERGSRAALP
- a CDS encoding penicillin acylase family protein, with product MRRGRLSRGFRLGLKIVAGVVCIAVLAVVLVAVWWVRSALPKIDGHVVIQSLKGPVTIRRDERGIAHVSAGTEADLFFGNGYACAQDRLWEMDLLRREAQARLSEVVGPEALPLDRYYATLGLTEAAQRDAAALGPRELADWGAYADGVNAYAQSQSPPLEFRLLAYPPPVWTIVDSLSIVKLMEQRLDDEWKTTALREALAKRIGVASMRSLTNDSVPSLEHYIPGYGGEDKKLDGGVDRTALLGWIGAPLGADISGADHVQDSGSNNWAISGRRTTTGKPVLSNDTHLSHSVPSTWWIVQLKGAGFDVEGFTIPGVPGVTLGHNERIAFGVTSAYGYAQDLFVEHFADAKSDEYLVGRSWRKADHRVERVPVKGHPDEVIDVLVTSQGPLVKRVGRVGYALAWTALRDPDHATALRSLDLASNWTEFRAALSQLVGPNLNFGYADIDGHVGYQDAGRLPERAGFDGWLPADGTDPRQSWRGDVPFALMPHALDPPAGVLATANNELTTPSYRPALSTGLYAPPYRVDRIYALLALRPKWTPEAAGALQSDNYDHPDELLARLTAQALSGSPDLTLRRVAAQLSSWDGRATIESRVPTFLTAEREELARMMFERRLGAEYKPFLAQFHPVAALERALDGDKSMASIGVTQATVVAAIPIAAANVAKSLNVGASAGLDALPAWGTQDAAIFDHPLGVKPLDILLNFKPVPQPGDPYTVFQAKPDFGPSMRLLADSADWDHSSMVLTLGESGNWSDAHYGDQLQDWVENRYRPTPFSDAAVTAATRDTLFLTP
- a CDS encoding DUF72 domain-containing protein, with product MQAPQEQFQRRAANPGEVDARIWFGTQGWQYADWVGNFYPPGTQVKDMLTEYGRALRTVEVDSTYYGTPAARTFEGWRRRSPDGFRFGLKTPSEITHVRRLRDAEGPFAEFVDRARLLGPKLGAILVQCPPDFDPSPENRNALFAFMETQMPEDCAIALELRDERWYDDDLFRLARRRAFTLAVTEGSHSTLGLASRIADELTRDPPAPFAYLRWLGDRQVTKYDHVQIDRTRSIDVWERLIRRLRGAVRDVYGYANNHYEGHSPATVRSLAARLGEEVPPDTTAPRLF
- a CDS encoding NAD(P)/FAD-dependent oxidoreductase; its protein translation is MNDFDIAVVGGGVAGLSAALFLGRAGVRTVLLDSGESSLRRVATVNNYLGFPDGIGGAELLELGRRQVQRFGVEVRADRVHAATREADGFSIDVAGERVTCSYLVLASNKRTDIATALGLELGGFGSKFVTVDSGGLTAVPDCYAVGRITGLPSQASISAGDGARVAIGIVQRLRGGYYVDHDI